The nucleotide window CCCATGCTATACACAGCACGAGGAGGAAGCGGGGCGGAGATTACCACTTCCTAGGTCTATTGTTTATGTTGTTGGTTTGGTATTTCTCATCATATCGGAAAGGGGGGACGATTTGATATACTGAGCCGAAATTGATGATCGTCAAGTGAGTATCAAGAATTCTTTAAGGTTGCCCAAAGGATGATGCGGGTTTGCGATAATAGAGATCAAGATTAATACGTTTCGCTCCTAAAAAAACAAATGCTTCGATACGCTTATTTTCCCGGCTGTGTAGCCCAAGGTGCTTGTCGAGAGCTTTATCTATCGACGGCGGCTCTCACTCAAGCGCTCGGAATTGAGTTGGTGGAACTGAAAAAAGCTGCTTGCTGTGGATCGGGAACTTATAAAGAAGATTCTCAGTTACTCGAAGATACGGTTAATGCTCGTAATATCGCTTTAGCTGAATCCCTTAATCTCCCTTTACTGACTCATTGCAGCACTTGTCAAGGGGTCATTGGTCATGTGGATGAACGATTAAAAGAAGCCAAAGAAGAAGACCCGGTTTATTTTGAAAAGGTCAATGATTTTTTAAAAAAAGAAAGTTGCTCTCCTTATCAAGGCTCTACAGAAGTGACTCATTTATTATGGGCAATAGTCGCTGATTTTGGCTTAGAAGCTTTGGCTCAAAAAGTGACTCGTAAGTTGAGCGGTTTAAACTGTGCTGCTTTTTATGGCTGTTATCTATTAAGAGGACAAAAGTTTTTACCCTACGATAATGTTTTCCAACCGGAATCAATGGAGAATGTGTTTCGCACGGTTGGGGCTAATCCTATCTATTATTCTGGACGGACTCAATGTTGTGGGTGGCCGCTTTCGAGTTATTCTACCCCTGAATCGTTCAAAATGGCCGGTAAACACATTCAAGAAGCCCTTGAAGCCGGTGCAGATTGTTTAGTGACCCCCTGTCCTCTATGTCATTTAAATCTCGATTCCCGTCAACCTGAAGTGGCTAAGGTAGTCGGAAAGGATTTAGGATTACCTGTGTTACACTTACCTCAATTGGTGGCGTTGGCGGTGGGAGTTTCCCCGAAAGAATTAGGATTAGATCGTCATGTCGTTTCTACTAAGCCGGTTTTAGAAAAGTTGGGATTATGAAACTCATTGCGGCTCATGTTTTAATTTCTGGCAAGGTTCAGGGAGTCGGTTATCGTTACTCCACTGTTCACAAAGCGAAAGAGTTAGGACTTCAAGGGTGGGTGAAAAATCTGGAGGATGGACGAGTAGAAACGGTCTTTGAAGGCTCTCAAAT belongs to Gloeothece citriformis PCC 7424 and includes:
- a CDS encoding CoB--CoM heterodisulfide reductase iron-sulfur subunit B family protein, translating into MLRYAYFPGCVAQGACRELYLSTAALTQALGIELVELKKAACCGSGTYKEDSQLLEDTVNARNIALAESLNLPLLTHCSTCQGVIGHVDERLKEAKEEDPVYFEKVNDFLKKESCSPYQGSTEVTHLLWAIVADFGLEALAQKVTRKLSGLNCAAFYGCYLLRGQKFLPYDNVFQPESMENVFRTVGANPIYYSGRTQCCGWPLSSYSTPESFKMAGKHIQEALEAGADCLVTPCPLCHLNLDSRQPEVAKVVGKDLGLPVLHLPQLVALAVGVSPKELGLDRHVVSTKPVLEKLGL
- the yccX gene encoding acylphosphatase, yielding MKLIAAHVLISGKVQGVGYRYSTVHKAKELGLQGWVKNLEDGRVETVFEGSQMAVEQMIQWCHQGPQGAIVSEVRVERVQPEALEGFEIKYS